In Juglans regia cultivar Chandler chromosome 5, Walnut 2.0, whole genome shotgun sequence, the following are encoded in one genomic region:
- the LOC118348471 gene encoding uncharacterized protein LOC118348471, translating to MKLRPEFEPVRASLLNHNPVPSLDICLGDLLREEQRLSTQMGMTSEKVFSEAVNVAYAAQGRGKNKLQCFSCKEFGHIARNCPKKVCNYCKKEGHIIKDCRVRPHNRQSHAFQAAVQSSSSSAPPTVSSDSSVLTPAMVQQMILSAFTALGLQGSGVGDGDREGA from the exons ATGAAGCTTCGACCTGAATTTGAGCCTGTCCGAGCCAGTTTATTGAACCATAATCCGGTTCCGTCTTTGGATATTTGCTTGGGAGATTTATTGCGTGAAGAACAACGGTTATCCACTCAGATGGGTATGACTTCTGAGAAGGTATTTTCTGAGGCTGTGAATGTAGCCTATGCAGCACAAGGGAGAGGGAAGAATAAGTTGCAGTGTTTCAGCTGCAAGGAGTTTGGTCATATTGCTCGCAATTGTCCGAAGAAAGTTTGTAACTACTGCAAGAAAGAGGGTCATATCATCAAAGACTGTCGGGTGCGGCCTCATAATCGCCAATCCCATGCCTTTCAAGCTGCTGTTCAGTCCTCATCTTCTTCTGCACCCCCCACTGTAAGCTCTGATTCATCCGTTCTCACACCTGCTATGGTCCAACAAATGATTCTGTCTGCTTTTACGGCTTTAGGCCTGCAAG GATCAGGTGTCGGGGATGGTGATCGCGAAGGGGCCTAA
- the LOC108979861 gene encoding arabinogalactan protein 13-like has translation MEAMRLKLFVIMLVVLMAISSVQKAAAAEAPAPSPTSEAVIFMPTFFASLAALAFGLLF, from the coding sequence ATGGAGGCTATGAGGCTTAAGCTATTTGTGATAATGTTGGTGGTGTTGATGGCCATCTCTTCTGTTCAAAAAGCTGCTGCAGCTGAGGCTCCAGCGCCAAGCCCAACATCTGAAGCTGTCATCTTTATGCCAACTTTCTTTGCCTCTCTTGCAGCTCTGGCTTTTGGTTTGTTATTCTGA